A stretch of Bubalus bubalis isolate 160015118507 breed Murrah chromosome 19, NDDB_SH_1, whole genome shotgun sequence DNA encodes these proteins:
- the OTULINL gene encoding inactive ubiquitin thioesterase OTULINL isoform X1, producing the protein MAARKSPAQERERPRNHASGNDQVHSWTLVTSQALDTAWRVVKGSVTLAVSLLAAILGYFRRLHMHLGHRLKWWIGYLQRRFKRNLSVEAEVDLLSYCAREWKGETPHAKLMRKAYEELFWRRHIKCVRQVRRDNYDALRSVLFQIFSRGLAFPSWMKEKDIVKLPEKLLFSQGCNWIQQYSFGPEKYTGSNVFGKLRKCVELLKTQWTEFSGIKDYHKRGSMCNILFSDALLECKLYEALKFIMLYQVTEVYEQMKTKKVIPSLFRLLFTRETSSDPLSFMMNHLNSVGDTCGLEQIDMFILGYSLEVKIKVFRLFKFNSRDFEVCYPEESLREWPEISLLTENDRHYHIPVF; encoded by the exons GAAATGACCAAGTTCACTCCTGGACACTAGTCACCAGCCAAGCCTTAGATACCGCGTGGAGAGTGGTGAAGGGGTCGGTGACCTTGGCAGTTTCACTTCTGGCAGCCATCCTCGGCTACTTCAGAAGGCTGCATATGCATTTAGGGCACCGGCTGAAATG GTGGATTGGATATCTGCAGAGAAGATTCAAAA GGAACCTCAGCGTGGAGGCAGAAGTTGATTTACTCAGTTATTGTGCAAGAGAGTGGAAAGGAGAGACACCCCATGCCAAGCTGATGAGGAAG GCTTATGAGGAGCTGTTTTGGCGGCGGCATATTAAATGTGTTCGACAAGTCAGGAGAGACAACTACGATGCCCTGAGGTCGGTGCTGTTTCAGATCTTCAGCCGAGGCCTCGCTTTCCCATCCtggatgaaagaaaaagatatcgTGAAG CTTCCTGAAAAACTGCTCTTTTCGCAAGGTTGTAATTGGATCCAGCAGTACAGTTTTGGTCCTGAGAAGTATACGGGTTCCAATGTGTTTGGAAAATTACGCAAATGTGTGGAATTACTAAAAACACAG tggACTGAATTTAGTGGAATTAAAGATTATCACAAGAGAGGAAGTATGTGCAACATCCTTTTTTCTGACGCTCTCCTGGAATGTAAACTTTACGAAGCCCTGAAGTTCATCATGCTCTATCAAGTCACCGAGGTTTATGAACAAATGAAGACCAAAAAGGTCATCCCCAGTCTTTTTCGACTCCTGTTTACCCGGGAAACCTCTTCTGACCCCTTGAGCTTCATGATGAATCACCTGAATTCTGTTGGCGACACATGTGGACTGGAGCAG ATTGATATGTTTATACTCGGATACTCCCTGGAAGTAAAGATAAAAGTGTTCAGACTGTTCAAGTTTAACTCCAGAGACTTTGAAGTCTGCTACCCAGAGGAATCGCTCAGGGAGTGGCCGGAGATCTCCCTGCTGACCGAGAACGACCGCCACTACCACATTCCTGTCTTTTAA
- the OTULINL gene encoding inactive ubiquitin thioesterase OTULINL isoform X2, with translation MHLGHRLKWWIGYLQRRFKRNLSVEAEVDLLSYCAREWKGETPHAKLMRKAYEELFWRRHIKCVRQVRRDNYDALRSVLFQIFSRGLAFPSWMKEKDIVKLPEKLLFSQGCNWIQQYSFGPEKYTGSNVFGKLRKCVELLKTQWTEFSGIKDYHKRGSMCNILFSDALLECKLYEALKFIMLYQVTEVYEQMKTKKVIPSLFRLLFTRETSSDPLSFMMNHLNSVGDTCGLEQIDMFILGYSLEVKIKVFRLFKFNSRDFEVCYPEESLREWPEISLLTENDRHYHIPVF, from the exons ATGCATTTAGGGCACCGGCTGAAATG GTGGATTGGATATCTGCAGAGAAGATTCAAAA GGAACCTCAGCGTGGAGGCAGAAGTTGATTTACTCAGTTATTGTGCAAGAGAGTGGAAAGGAGAGACACCCCATGCCAAGCTGATGAGGAAG GCTTATGAGGAGCTGTTTTGGCGGCGGCATATTAAATGTGTTCGACAAGTCAGGAGAGACAACTACGATGCCCTGAGGTCGGTGCTGTTTCAGATCTTCAGCCGAGGCCTCGCTTTCCCATCCtggatgaaagaaaaagatatcgTGAAG CTTCCTGAAAAACTGCTCTTTTCGCAAGGTTGTAATTGGATCCAGCAGTACAGTTTTGGTCCTGAGAAGTATACGGGTTCCAATGTGTTTGGAAAATTACGCAAATGTGTGGAATTACTAAAAACACAG tggACTGAATTTAGTGGAATTAAAGATTATCACAAGAGAGGAAGTATGTGCAACATCCTTTTTTCTGACGCTCTCCTGGAATGTAAACTTTACGAAGCCCTGAAGTTCATCATGCTCTATCAAGTCACCGAGGTTTATGAACAAATGAAGACCAAAAAGGTCATCCCCAGTCTTTTTCGACTCCTGTTTACCCGGGAAACCTCTTCTGACCCCTTGAGCTTCATGATGAATCACCTGAATTCTGTTGGCGACACATGTGGACTGGAGCAG ATTGATATGTTTATACTCGGATACTCCCTGGAAGTAAAGATAAAAGTGTTCAGACTGTTCAAGTTTAACTCCAGAGACTTTGAAGTCTGCTACCCAGAGGAATCGCTCAGGGAGTGGCCGGAGATCTCCCTGCTGACCGAGAACGACCGCCACTACCACATTCCTGTCTTTTAA